From the Bdellovibrio reynosensis genome, one window contains:
- a CDS encoding YaiI/YqxD family protein: MILVMENKHEIQIFIDADGCPVKEETYKVAARYKIKTYVVANKYLNVPLDPLIEMKVVAGTFDAADDWIAETVTHRDIVITADILLAERCVKKKARALGPKGVEFNEDNIGSAVANRELMQNLRHMGEMRGGPSPMDQKARSQFLGKLDQIIQAQKRV, encoded by the coding sequence ATGATCTTAGTGATGGAAAACAAACATGAGATTCAAATCTTCATCGATGCAGACGGCTGTCCCGTTAAGGAAGAAACCTACAAGGTCGCCGCACGCTACAAAATAAAAACCTATGTGGTAGCTAATAAGTATTTAAATGTGCCACTTGATCCACTCATAGAAATGAAAGTTGTCGCGGGAACATTCGATGCCGCAGATGATTGGATTGCAGAAACTGTTACCCACCGTGATATTGTAATCACTGCTGATATTCTTTTGGCCGAACGTTGTGTAAAGAAAAAGGCCCGTGCTCTAGGACCTAAAGGTGTCGAATTTAACGAAGACAACATTGGCTCTGCTGTCGCCAATCGCGAACTTATGCAAAACCTAAGACACATGGGTGAAATGCGCGGCGGCCCCTCCCCCATGGATCAAAAGGCACGGTCGCAATTCTTGGGAAAATTAGATCAGATTATTCAAGCTCAGAAGAGGGTGTAA
- a CDS encoding tRNA-uridine aminocarboxypropyltransferase, with translation MKVHTLNIFTRKRKTIDPCPTCFLHRQRCICAFIPKHDLKIRVSLIIHAKELKRTTNTGRLALHALSNSQMYVRGQSTERLDLNTLLVPQYETYVLFPSDDAVNLEDIKPQKPIQLIVTDGNWRQASKLNTRHPELAHLPRVKIGAANTARYHLRKEHFSEGLATLEAIALALRIIEGEEVGDSLLGLYQKKLTATLQGRGLTPSSELE, from the coding sequence ATGAAAGTTCATACGCTGAATATCTTTACCCGCAAACGAAAAACTATCGATCCCTGTCCTACATGTTTTCTACATCGCCAGCGTTGTATCTGCGCTTTTATTCCTAAGCATGATCTTAAGATACGTGTGAGCCTAATCATTCACGCAAAAGAACTGAAGCGCACAACCAACACAGGTCGCCTTGCCTTGCACGCTCTAAGTAATTCGCAGATGTACGTGCGAGGTCAATCAACAGAGCGTTTGGATTTAAATACGTTACTTGTACCTCAGTATGAAACCTATGTGCTTTTTCCATCAGACGATGCGGTGAACTTAGAAGACATCAAACCGCAGAAACCAATTCAACTGATTGTGACTGATGGCAACTGGCGCCAAGCCAGTAAGTTGAACACGCGCCATCCAGAACTGGCGCATTTGCCGCGAGTGAAAATCGGTGCCGCAAACACAGCTCGCTATCATCTGCGTAAGGAACACTTCAGTGAGGGCCTTGCGACATTAGAAGCCATCGCTCTAGCTTTACGAATTATCGAAGGCGAAGAAGTAGGGGACAGCTTACTTGGTTTGTATCAAAAAAAGCTCACTGCCACTTTGCAGGGCCGCGGTCTTACACCCTCTTCTGAGCTTGAATAA